Proteins co-encoded in one endosymbiont 'TC1' of Trimyema compressum genomic window:
- a CDS encoding LexA family protein, with the protein MLIDGSTHLNNDKTYLIPILGSITADMPISEQPDILGYEEMNVSWKKQGEFIALKIKGDSMLPELKDDDTVIIKLQPTIENGKIGVAQVSSNEYTIKKIIFNNDGVTLMPLNIQGGYNPLFFHNNKNEELPIKPIGILAEIRRRFL; encoded by the coding sequence ATGCTTATTGATGGAAGTACACATTTAAATAACGATAAAACTTACTTAATTCCGATTCTTGGTAGTATTACAGCTGACATGCCTATTTCAGAACAACCTGATATATTAGGTTATGAGGAAATGAATGTCTCATGGAAAAAACAAGGTGAATTTATCGCTCTAAAAATAAAGGGAGACAGTATGTTGCCAGAACTTAAAGATGACGATACTGTTATTATTAAATTACAGCCTACTATCGAAAATGGAAAAATTGGAGTAGCACAGGTAAGCAGCAATGAATATACAATTAAAAAAATAATATTTAATAATGACGGAGTTACATTAATGCCTTTAAATATACAGGGTGGCTATAACCCTTTATTTTTTCACAACAACAAAAATGAAGAATTACCTATTAAACCGATTGGTATACTGGCAGAAATTAGAAGGAGATTCTTATAA
- a CDS encoding iron chelate uptake ABC transporter family permease subunit, protein MPHISRFIVGPNYKYLLPTAILTGATFMLVVDNVARSIAPGEIPPGILTAIIGAPLFIYLLWKGRKGWL, encoded by the coding sequence ATGCCTCATATATCAAGATTTATTGTAGGACCAAACTATAAATATTTACTGCCTACAGCCATACTTACAGGAGCAACCTTTATGCTAGTTGTCGATAATGTAGCACGATCCATCGCTCCTGGAGAAATTCCACCGGGTATTTTAACAGCCATTATTGGAGCCCCTCTATTTATCTACCTATTATGGAAAGGAAGAAAGGGTTGGCTATGA
- a CDS encoding ketopantoate reductase family protein, whose translation MTILIVGAGTIGLTYAWLLSANHNVTVYVRPEKIASCEQKYEFDIQDLRDKKQKHFTYRRPTSQMLLPVRMTRF comes from the coding sequence ATGACAATATTAATTGTTGGAGCGGGTACGATTGGTCTCACATATGCTTGGCTCTTATCCGCCAACCATAATGTTACGGTTTACGTTAGGCCGGAAAAAATAGCAAGCTGTGAACAAAAATACGAATTTGATATACAGGATTTGCGTGACAAAAAGCAAAAACATTTCACTTATAGGCGCCCAACCTCACAGATGTTATTACCAGTGCGTATGACGCGGTTCTAG
- a CDS encoding DUF4368 domain-containing protein, whose product MQGSVGDLQASLAKCSSSENDVSRCVDSISQYTEIQSLTRSVVVELIDSIYVSERYEKTAKYIRIFK is encoded by the coding sequence ATGCAAGGCAGTGTCGGTGATTTACAGGCAAGCCTTGCGAAATGTTCAAGTTCAGAAAATGATGTGTCCCGTTGTGTGGACAGCATTAGCCAGTACACCGAGATACAATCCCTTACCCGTTCTGTAGTGGTCGAGTTGATAGACAGTATCTACGTTTCGGAAAGGTACGAAAAAACGGCGAAATACATCAGGATATTCAAATAA
- a CDS encoding sigma factor-like helix-turn-helix DNA-binding protein: MTLQSKSELLAEAIRLLPEVRRDILLLYYFLDMNDRKIGEALGMIRGTVNYQRMSSLKLLRKILEDIKNEEI; this comes from the coding sequence ATGACCTTGCAATCAAAAAGTGAATTGCTGGCGGAGGCCATCCGGCTATTGCCCGAAGTGCGGCGTGACATTTTACTACTGTATTATTTCCTTGATATGAATGACCGGAAGATTGGTGAAGCCCTTGGGATGATACGCGGCACAGTCAATTATCAACGAATGAGTTCGCTCAAACTACTGCGAAAGATTTTGGAGGATATTAAAAATGAAGAGATATAA
- a CDS encoding recombinase family protein gives MYCRLSSDDNNGNQESMSISNQRDMLLSYIQERGWRLRDIYIDDGYSGTTFERPDFMRMISDIEMGKLNLVITKDLSRLGKNYVMTGQYTDFFFPQFGVRYIAVNEGYDSQNADNDIAPFKNILNEMYAKDISKKVLSSRQTSARQGKFMGSQPPLGYMRSQTDKHLLVPDEDAASIVKRVFKDFADGDSGRHIADILNKEGFPSPAVYHYGKKGKTHPNPKVSNTWGGSATILQMMKNEVYIGNTVQNKRSVTSFKTGKRHP, from the coding sequence ATTTACTGTCGCCTCTCTAGTGATGATAATAACGGCAACCAGGAAAGCATGAGTATTTCTAATCAACGCGATATGCTGCTTTCCTATATTCAAGAAAGGGGATGGCGTTTAAGAGACATCTACATCGACGACGGTTACTCCGGCACCACATTCGAGCGGCCAGATTTCATGCGCATGATTAGCGACATTGAAATGGGAAAACTCAACCTTGTCATTACGAAAGACCTGTCCCGTCTGGGCAAAAACTATGTAATGACCGGCCAGTATACAGACTTTTTCTTTCCGCAGTTTGGTGTCCGATATATAGCGGTGAATGAAGGTTATGACAGCCAAAATGCAGACAACGACATAGCACCTTTTAAGAATATTCTCAATGAAATGTATGCGAAAGATATATCCAAAAAGGTGCTTTCTTCCCGCCAAACAAGTGCAAGGCAGGGCAAGTTCATGGGCAGTCAGCCGCCGCTAGGCTACATGCGAAGCCAAACAGATAAGCATCTGCTTGTCCCTGATGAAGATGCAGCCTCGATTGTTAAACGAGTATTCAAAGACTTTGCAGACGGCGATAGCGGCAGACATATTGCCGACATCCTGAATAAAGAGGGATTTCCCTCACCGGCGGTATATCATTATGGCAAGAAAGGGAAAACGCATCCCAACCCAAAGGTCAGCAACACATGGGGGGGCAGCGCAACCATTCTGCAAATGATGAAGAACGAAGTCTATATCGGAAACACGGTACAAAACAAACGCTCTGTGACTTCATTCAAAACCGGCAAGCGCCACCCCTGA
- a CDS encoding zinc ribbon domain-containing protein, whose protein sequence is MFAGVLKCADCGSAMTFNTKQMRDKVYMVYKCSSYVNRGKNVCSIHSVALSLLEDVVLQDIRNNAKLAASEQEKLIKRLMKYGNREQEEKRLALEKSLCEAKAGLRSLTD, encoded by the coding sequence TTGTTTGCCGGAGTACTTAAATGTGCCGACTGCGGCAGCGCAATGACATTCAACACCAAACAAATGCGCGATAAGGTATACATGGTCTACAAATGCAGTAGCTATGTCAATCGCGGTAAAAATGTCTGTTCCATCCATTCGGTTGCGCTATCCCTGCTGGAAGATGTTGTTTTACAGGATATTAGGAATAACGCGAAGCTGGCAGCATCCGAGCAGGAAAAGTTGATAAAACGGTTGATGAAGTATGGTAACCGTGAGCAGGAAGAAAAACGGCTGGCACTAGAAAAGAGCTTATGTGAAGCAAAAGCCGGATTAAGGAGCTTGACAGATTAA
- a CDS encoding iron chelate uptake ABC transporter family permease subunit, whose product MSGNPSRCFALAAAGAAYQGLFKNHMVYPDILGVSSGASVGACLGILLSFSDLSIQILAFVFGLGAVF is encoded by the coding sequence TTGTCTGGCAATCCTAGTAGGTGCTTTGCCTTAGCTGCAGCAGGCGCAGCTTACCAGGGTCTTTTTAAAAACCATATGGTCTACCCTGATATTCTAGGGGTTTCTTCTGGTGCTAGTGTTGGTGCATGTTTAGGAATCCTTCTTTCATTTAGCGACTTATCCATTCAGATATTAGCTTTTGTTTTTGGTCTTGGAGCAGTTTTTTAG
- a CDS encoding helix-turn-helix domain-containing protein codes for MNRVIRHYSGYIAKLCMHPPL; via the coding sequence ATGAACCGTGTTATTCGGCACTATTCCGGCTATATCGCAAAGCTCTGCATGCACCCCCCTTTATGA
- a CDS encoding InlB B-repeat-containing protein, whose amino-acid sequence MWFNQNSITNNSNYTCGGIQYQRDISVFEENGFRAEKANPVPDFSTTGTKRVNMNIIDSSNTVVGYVESTVNVIEREHTLSFDLNGSSGIDPDNQVIKTGDLATPVRNPMREGYIFNDWNTTANGSGLAWDFATTTMPNCDVTLYAQWQQNKHIVSFNGTIGEGTMDPITINEGETQNLPKNEFISNDNTFVGWATEEGGVVEYADEALFTMGTNDITLYAVWEKIDLTYTLSFDFNGGCWGMPEDQILHEGEKAQAVKNPFRFFYTFEGWNTAKDGSGENWKFNKTTMPDHNVILYAQWQCWW is encoded by the coding sequence TTGTGGTTTAATCAAAATAGCATCACCAACAACTCAAACTATACATGTGGGGGGATCCAGTACCAGCGAGACATTAGTGTTTTTGAAGAAAATGGATTTAGAGCGGAAAAAGCAAATCCAGTGCCTGATTTTTCAACTACGGGAACAAAACGGGTAAATATGAATATTATTGATTCTTCAAATACAGTTGTTGGATATGTTGAATCAACAGTAAATGTAATAGAAAGAGAACATACATTATCTTTCGATTTAAACGGTAGTAGCGGAATAGATCCAGATAATCAAGTAATTAAAACAGGAGACTTAGCTACTCCTGTACGTAATCCAATGAGAGAAGGCTATATATTTAATGACTGGAATACAACAGCAAATGGAAGTGGATTAGCATGGGATTTTGCAACAACAACTATGCCAAATTGTGATGTTACACTATATGCTCAATGGCAACAAAATAAGCATATAGTAAGCTTTAATGGAACAATAGGAGAAGGAACAATGGACCCTATTACCATTAATGAAGGCGAAACTCAAAATTTACCAAAAAATGAATTTATAAGTAATGATAACACATTTGTAGGCTGGGCAACAGAAGAGGGCGGAGTTGTAGAGTATGCAGATGAAGCCCTATTTACAATGGGAACAAATGATATTACTTTGTATGCTGTATGGGAAAAGATTGATCTAACATATACATTATCCTTTGATTTTAATGGAGGCTGTTGGGGAATGCCAGAAGATCAAATATTACATGAAGGAGAAAAAGCACAAGCAGTAAAAAATCCTTTCAGATTTTTTTATACATTCGAAGGCTGGAATACAGCAAAAGATGGAAGTGGAGAAAACTGGAAATTCAATAAAACAACAATGCCTGATCATAATGTAATACTATATGCCCAATGGCAATGTTGGTGGTAA
- a CDS encoding iron chelate uptake ABC transporter family permease subunit produces the protein MKHLADTDTKLPEITFWLMGSFAKTGIWKNVVIMLIAFLVGVLPIMLLRWKINVMSFGEEAQAMGVNTKRVRLTIIITATLLTASSVALCGHCRLGWFNYASYIKIYCRTKL, from the coding sequence ATGAAACATTTAGCTGATACTGATACAAAGCTACCAGAAATTACTTTTTGGTTAATGGGAAGTTTTGCTAAAACTGGTATCTGGAAGAATGTAGTTATTATGCTAATTGCTTTCTTAGTAGGTGTTCTTCCTATCATGCTGTTACGTTGGAAAATAAATGTAATGTCCTTCGGAGAAGAAGCGCAAGCTATGGGTGTTAATACAAAAAGAGTTCGCCTTACTATTATTATCACTGCAACTCTGTTAACTGCATCCTCAGTAGCCCTTTGTGGGCATTGTAGGTTGGGTTGGTTTAATTATGCCTCATATATCAAGATTTATTGTAGGACCAAACTATAA
- a CDS encoding TetR/AcrR family transcriptional regulator: MQKITKDPDIRKQEIIDTALQLFYEKGYEQTSMLDITKKMNVSQGLCYRYFKSKEEIYSAALDNYVNDGVEMFIALYCDRTKPIAGRLSSLVSIAEINNGNQENDFFNKPGNSHFHTQMQIALCDKLYPIILNELVDAMSKNEIAIDNPEAVAAFCIYGQLGVWSIADIPDDKKISETQKLIMKMIE, encoded by the coding sequence ATGCAGAAAATTACAAAAGACCCAGATATACGCAAACAAGAAATTATTGACACGGCGCTACAACTGTTTTATGAAAAAGGATATGAGCAAACATCCATGCTCGACATTACGAAGAAGATGAATGTATCGCAAGGCTTATGCTATCGCTATTTTAAGTCAAAAGAAGAAATATATTCCGCTGCTTTAGATAATTATGTTAATGACGGCGTAGAAATGTTTATAGCGCTTTACTGCGACAGAACAAAACCTATAGCAGGACGCCTTAGTTCATTGGTTTCGATTGCAGAAATCAATAACGGAAACCAAGAAAATGATTTTTTCAATAAGCCCGGCAATTCACATTTTCATACACAAATGCAAATAGCCCTATGTGACAAATTGTATCCTATTATTCTGAATGAATTGGTTGACGCTATGAGCAAGAACGAAATAGCTATAGACAATCCCGAAGCTGTAGCTGCATTTTGTATTTATGGCCAGTTGGGTGTTTGGTCTATTGCCGATATACCAGACGACAAAAAGATAAGTGAAACCCAAAAGCTAATTATGAAAATGATAGAATGA
- a CDS encoding recombinase family protein — MGGQRNHSANDEERSLYRKHGTKQTLCDFIQNRQAPPLTTSDEWICVQGTHEPLVDMETWEAVQTRIKKECPPEDLPHK, encoded by the coding sequence ATGGGGGGGCAGCGCAACCATTCTGCAAATGATGAAGAACGAAGTCTATATCGGAAACACGGTACAAAACAAACGCTCTGTGACTTCATTCAAAACCGGCAAGCGCCACCCCTGACAACCTCGGACGAATGGATTTGTGTACAAGGTACCCATGAGCCGCTTGTCGATATGGAAACATGGGAAGCAGTTCAGACGCGAATAAAAAAAGAATGTCCGCCGGAAGATTTACCACACAAGTGA
- a CDS encoding iron ABC transporter permease, with protein MVSKNLLNDNTTNSHGRRERLILLGLFFLLFIVVLISLRLGRYGMTFSDIGSALMSSGNPESMASQNSAVLFIIKLPRICLAILVGALP; from the coding sequence ATGGTAAGTAAAAATTTATTAAATGACAATACAACAAATAGTCATGGTAGAAGAGAACGTTTAATTTTATTGGGACTATTTTTTTTGCTTTTTATTGTTGTTTTAATCTCCTTAAGGTTAGGCCGTTATGGTATGACTTTTTCAGATATAGGAAGCGCCTTAATGTCTTCGGGAAATCCTGAGTCCATGGCCAGTCAAAACAGTGCAGTCCTCTTTATTATAAAGCTACCTAGAATTTGTCTGGCAATCCTAGTAGGTGCTTTGCCTTAG
- a CDS encoding cysteine-rich KTR domain-containing protein has translation MVINIEWIYCPNCENKTRLKIREDTVLENFPLFCPKCKEETIISIRKMNMSVIKEPDAKTQSR, from the coding sequence ATGGTGATTAATATAGAATGGATATACTGCCCCAACTGTGAAAATAAAACCCGACTAAAAATACGGGAAGATACGGTACTTGAAAACTTCCCCCTGTTTTGTCCGAAGTGCAAAGAAGAAACAATAATCTCAATTAGAAAAATGAATATGTCAGTTATCAAGGAGCCAGACGCTAAGACGCAGAGCCGATAA